A window of Populus trichocarpa isolate Nisqually-1 chromosome 17, P.trichocarpa_v4.1, whole genome shotgun sequence genomic DNA:
atggtttgacgagttaacccataaatttttttttgcttttttttctttttaattaatttatttcgtttactttagtttgttaatgttaaatttctttccatTTAGTAAAAgatgagctgtttttttttttttacacttttagagttttttttttttgctttttttgttttttttcttttaataatttttttttgttaatgttaaattttttttattcagttatcagactttcatgacacggatctcgggtttaacaggttaacatggtttgacgagttaacccagaaattttttttttgtttttttttctttttaattaaatttttttgtttactttagtttgttaatgttaaatttctttttatttagttattagactttcatgacacatatttcaggtttcacgggttaacctagtttcACGGGctgtcaaattttattttttttataattttttttatttaatttagtttgttaatattaatttttttatttagttatcaaactttcatgacacggatcccaggtttaacgggttaacctggtttgacgagttaacccgaattttttttctttttaattaattttttttgtttagtttagtttgttaattgacaacaaactaaaactgctcagtgtttcactatgcaagtccacagtgaaatgctgagttgtcttctttttttttttttctttttttttgttttctagcctttatgggttttttttagtttttttctttgtgtttttttcttttaatgaattttttttatttaattttttttgttaatgttaatttttttatttagttatcaaattttcatgacacggatcccgggtttgacgagttaacctgaatttttttttttttttctttttaattaattgtaacatatactaaaaggaattagtgttttattgtggactgcacagtgcagtccacagtaaaacactgatgctttaggtttttttttttaagttgtcacattttttttagtttttttatgtctttcgggattttttttgcttatttctttgtttttttcttttaacaaatttttttatttaatttaatttagtttattaatattaaattttttttatttagttatcagactttcatgacacgttttccggatttaatgggttaacctggtttgacgtgttaaccaagaatttttttttttgctttttaattaatttttttcatttagtttagtttgttaatactaattttttttctatttagttatcaaactttcatgacacatatcccgagtttcacgagttaacctggtttcacgggtgaacccagttaattatgggttgaccgtcaattttttttgtttttttattttcataaattgtttttgtttaatttagtttgttaatgttaaattttttttatttagttatcagactttcatgacacagatcctgggtttaacgggttaacatggtttgacgagttaacccggatttttttttttcattttaattaattttttttgtttggttcagtttcttaattttcacttttttttatttagttaccagacattcatgacacgaatcccgggtttaacgggttaacctaatttgacgagttaacctataattttttttttgcttttttttctttttaattttttttcgtttagtttagtttgttaatgttaaatttctttctatttagttttttttttcttcttagaggttttttttcttttatttttttctttttaattaattttatttaattaatttagtttattaatattaaaattttttctaagtagttctcgactgatacctttagtttttatttttgtttttttgttgtttttatgcctttaactgtggactgcacagtgcaatcCATAGTGAAAAGGcttatgccttttgttttttttttttaattaaatgtttttaatttaaattgttaatgttaaatttttttctatttagttatcaaacttttatgacacggattCCGGATTTGACAGGCTAacctggtttgacaagttagcccagttaattctgggttaacccattaatttgttttttcctttttaattatcaaactttcacgatgcaaattcaaggtatgacggatcaacctgatttgaagggttaacacagttaattcatattttttttccttttcttcattagtttttttcttgctgttggttttttttctttgtttttttctttttaactaatatatttaattattgaacttttatgacacgaccttgcagtcaGACACACGTCCAATGCTATTGActctggtattgcagtccaaacacttttatgctaagggttaacccaagtttaatgttattattaatattataaatattacttttgggtcaagcgttgcaaCCAAACCTAAGACTTTTGGGTATAACTttacaaaaaaacctaacacttttagatcttaattttttttaaaatgcaaaaaataattgacccgcgaCATCGCGCGGGGCATGTAACTAGTAATTTCCTTAAACGACACGGGTTCGAGTCCAAAATTTGGACCTCCTAGTAATATAAAAGGTTgctatttaaattatataaaccaCCAACACAATACTTTCCCCTGGCTTTATAGTTACGTGGCATTTCATGATCTTAAGctcaaaaaaattatcttaaagaaaaaaaaaaaaaaagggtccaacgagagagagagagagagaggaggggtgTGCTAGACTGCTAGTGTTCCTCCATCAACGgtaaataaataactaatgtTAGGTTAGCTTAACCAAGGACACAGGTCAACTACTATTCTATAAGAGTAAAGGGGCAAAATGGTCATGCAAAGCTCTATAAAATCTTAACATCTCTTAACTCGCTCAATTCTTTAGACATAACCTTCTTCTTGTACTTCCACTTTTTACTGTtccctctatctctctctctctccctctctgtaATCTTTCAGTGTTTTTAAGATTTCCTTTTGAGTCAACTCAACTCTTTGTGCATTTGGATCTGAGCAAGCAAAGATCCTACCGGTACTATATTTCACTGTAAGTGATTCAACTATagatttcttaattttctctttctgGGTTCTTTTTCTTGCTGTGTTCTTTTTTGCTTGATATGTTTGTTGGATTGTTGtttaatttgtcatttttttcagctgttttttgggttttgtcttcatttttgcttgatgggtttttgtttttctgtttggtGCTTTTGGTTTATTCTATGTAAAAAATTCCAGATTTTACCACATGGGGTTTGGTTGATTCAGGAGAGAACTTGGATTAGCCTGCTTTCTTGTTGAGATTAATTGATAGCgaggagaaaagagagagagtggttGAATATAACTTGCGTCAATATTTATCTGAGTTATGATTTTCTTGGTTGCTTTTGCTTGGTGGGAAGATAGGATGTCGTGATAGATGCCAATTTTAGGATTTTGTTCGCCTGGTATATTGGACATTGAAAGACTTCAATCATGTTCATGTGCATGcctttttggttttgtaaagaaaagctGGAAGTTCAGTTTCGCCGGCTTATTTTTGTCATCGTTGTTATCTTTATGGGATCTTAAGTTGGTCGAAAATGGTAGAGCAAGAAAGGAGAATATGATGATTAAATCTTGTGTTTCTTGGTGTTTTCGAGGGGAGTTTATGAAGCACAGTTATTTAGCTGTAGTTTCATGGTGACATCAAATTTGATTGCGAAGGTTTAAATTTGTATAGAATTTTTACGAGTCAGTTCCACATGTTTTTACTTCATATGGTTTTATCATCTTAATGCATTTCTATCGCGATTGTATCATCTACCGTCTagctcattttttcttttaattttaccctttgcAGGAAATCTGGCCATATATAAAGAGTAGATATCTGAGTATTACTCACTATTGAACTCAAGGAAAACAATATGCCTTGGTTGAGTCCACCAGTTGACGTGTTCCGCAAAGTCATGCGCTTGAACTTGTATTGCAGGGTTATTCTGTAAATCACTTTTCTAGTGAACTTGAATTTTTAGACTCTTGCCTTGTCATTCTTCACAAAAATTGTTAATGGGATTGAATCactttttcatttcttattgtGACATTTATAGGATTATCTGACAAGATAACTAGAAAACAATTTAACTTTCCTTAGTGTCTCTTTCTGTCTGATCCTCATTctgtttttttccaattcaagtTTTCTGTCTCTGAAACGTCTCTTGCTCCTTTTGCTGTCATTCCAAGTCCAGCACATCTTAGATCTTTGTAACAAGCTTTCCTTTGTCCTGCTTTGTATTATTAGGTAATTGTTTTGTGTTGTAACCTACATCTGGATAGTTTGAGTTTTAAGTGGTCGAAAGAAGTTATGGTGTGCCAAGCAGCAAGTCAAACAAGATTTCGGGCCCTGAAATACGAGAATGGAATTGCTGGAAAACCAACAATTATAGTTAGAGTTATTGCATGCTATCGACCATTACAGGATTGCCAGGTTAGTACAAAACATTCAATGATTCTTTTAATAGCTAACTGTTTGCGTGATGCAATTAATTGGCAGTTCCAGGAAGTATGCTTGTCAAAGAGTTAACTTCGTATATATTTTGTCTGTAAGAGTCCTTGGATTTATTTTTGCTCAGTGTTTGGTAACGATAATAATTCATTCCTTGTTTCTGTGCTTTTTCCAGGCTGAATACTTCCGTCATTTGCTCAAACCTGTCACGTAGTTCGACTCCACGTTTTTGTTATATTATCAAGCTGCAATTtgtagtttttccttttctctttcttattcCTAAAAGAAGCAGAAATTAATTGCACATTGCAGATCAAAGGATAACTCTCGGTATGTTTGCGATTTCATACAACTGGGTCTGGAGCTAAAATGGTAACGGATTCTTCTCCAGAGACTAatttatttgtcttttctaaTTTCACCGGCAGGTAATTCTCTTGGTTGGATGGTTAAGGCTGAAGGTTCTTGGCTTTCTCCACCACATTCTACTCGGAAATTGCCAAATTTCCATTGCATGACCACATCATTGGATCCTGCGCAACTACAATGTTTGCCAGAATGTATGAACCCTGGCACGCGCATGACTTCTGCAAATATGGCAATGCCAGGGCTGGCAGTTTCAAGCATTCCAAATTTCAAGACACAAGGCAATGAAGCCTACGGGTTGCCTCAGTGTTTACCCTCTAACTTTCAGAATTTTCTTCACGCTACAAATCCATATGTCAGAGAAAATTTGTCTGTGTTTTCTTATGGGTTTGGTAGGGAGGGTGTGCGAAATCCAATCCCTGGATGCCAGAGAAGGTTCCTTGTTTTCGATCAGTCTGGTAATGAACAAAGGTTGATCTATAGTTCCTTTGGCCCTCCTGTCCCAAAACCAACTGCAGCTGATGCAAAGCCAATTCCGGGTTATTTTGACCACAACGAATATGCTGCAAAAATGGACCAGACAAAGCTGATGAAGTTGCCTGAAGTATCAGACGAGAATCACTTTACTAGTGAAGAAAGTGAGATGCATGAGGACACTGAAGAAATTAATGCCCTGCTATACTCAGATGATGACTATTATGATGAAAATGGTGGTGGcagtgatgatgatggtgatgatagtGACGACGATGAGGTAAGGAGTACTGGTCACTCTCCCATTCTGATTAAAAGTCACGGGACACAAGAACAGGCAGAGAAAATAATAGAGGAGGAAGGTACTAGTTCTGATGGCCCAAACAAACGGCAGAAATTGATCGATGGCGGGTACAAAAAATCATCACTAGTAGACACTGCTAGTTCAGTAAAAGTGGAAACATTTCATGGATACGACGATGATATGGAATCGAACTATGCTAAACGGCAAAGCCAAGATGGGGAAATGATTTCCATTTTGAGCAGCAAGCAATTTAGAAAGGACAAGATTCGTGCAACGTTGAAAATTCTGGAGAGCATAATCCCTGGTGCAAAGGATAAAGAACCATTGTTGGTCCTTGATGAAGCTATAGATTACTTGAAGTCTTTGAAGCTCAAGGCCAAAACTCTAGGAGTGAGCTACCTTTAAGTGTTTTTCCTCCTTCCATGTTATCATGTTAGCTAAAAAgtggaaggaaggaaggatgAAGGAGGTAGAAACTAAGAATTCTTGGTTTGAATGATTGATGGGTTTGAAATCACTATATTAGCTTTTCTCATGTGGGGGCTCCTTTTCCTACTTTTGTTCCCCAACAGCTTGTATATAATGGGCCAATAAAAGGAGAGTAGTGGTGGGATGATATGGCTGTTTTGCTCGCAAAGGTGAAGAAAAATTGCGTTTGTTTGTTGACCATAAATGATTATCTTTTAGCCTTATTGTGGATTAAAGGTTAACAAAAGTCACAAAGGACTTGAACGCATGGGTTGGTTGTAGAGGTGGGCTGTGCTGTAAATGAAGACTTCCTTTTCTTCAGTGTTGAGAACCCCCATGGATTTAGTGCATGCGCGTTAGGTAATTCGGGTCCCACTATCCacccttctctttttctttgatttcattgCTCTTGTCTCTGTCTCTTTACCCCCACACAAATCATGCCGGCATCAAACTCCTATTAAAAAGTAGTTCAAAGAAAACTCCTGGTGTGAGAGAAAACTCCTATTGTTGGGGTCCGCTCTTTGATCAGATGATCTCAATAAAGGCTTGTTTGTTTTCACTCATTCTACCCTGGCTTGCTCTGGTACCCGCACAGTATCGAGACATGTGACCATAGCTGTGCTGTGAAGTCCCTAAGATGGGTTTGTCAGGTTCATCTGCATTAATACTTAAAGAGTGTGGAGGTGTGTTCGTAGTAGTAGTGGAGTGCTTGAGTTGAGTGTGTTTATTATCTTTGCTGTTGTGGTGTTGTTCCTCTTGTCCTATGTATCAAAGGTTTTTATGTGTCTGTAATGGATAAAGTGAATAAGATTCTGTTGTTGTGTGATCTTGTGAGCTGTGGCTGATGAGTAGTGTGGGGACTGGTGGATCATGAAGCTGATTTCATGGACAAACGTCTATGGCTTTGCACTGCCACTGCAATAATATGCACTTATGATAGCAGCTAAAATTTGTTGAAACGTGACTGGACACCATGTTAAAAGAGAAAAGCTGGCTCACCACTTGCCATACTCTTGCAAGGAATGGAAAGAAGAAATGGgaattttttatgctttcatGTTTTGTCGTTGTTACCTTGCATGATAACCCGTGTAGTACATGAAAGAAAGATTCttgatcaaaaagaaaaatctaaactGGCATGGATGGTGAATAATTGTATGCAAGTACTAGAATGATAAATCGGAAGGAGCAGTGTCATCACATCATAACCTATTTCATTACCCTCTTGACCCCCATGTCCTGTGACTCTCTCCCACCTGctgcaaatttgtttttattccttCAATGATAGAGGAGTGTGCTCAGATGTATGACATTTCCCCCTCCTTTTTCTCTTCTGTTCTTTCCCGATCGCCCCAGCACTTTCTAGACCTCCATTTTGGAGGATTTGTTGGGATAAGGTCAGTTGGATGATCGTGGACCACATGCGGGTCTTGGACCAGTGAGTAGTTTTTTctaactttcttcttctttaacttTATTGATGGACTGTGTAAACGATTCCCAGTTCCTTGAAACGATGCTAACTGGGATGAAGAAAGCGTTGCGGACCAAGATATTAACAGAAACAATAAATAGCGTCTGTAGAAATCAGTATGCACGCGGACACCTAAGACTATTCACTGCGACGGTTAAATTACACTTCTGTTCTTTGAAGAAAAGATGGGAATGGCTggtaatttggttttttttaatcatccttAAAGTTTTTGGAATATATCGAGCTAAATCTTTCATGTTGGGATCAAATATCATGATATACAATTATCTtcaacttttataattttattttagttattgttaataattttttttgtttatttacacaAATGTCTATtaagttatttaattaaatttttgtataaattttttgatttatatttagaattttatgttaaaaaaaacttctatatccaaaaaaaaaaaaaaaatgtgtaaatCATAGCGGAACACGGATGAAGTagctaatataaatataaaccaTGTAAAGTTTTGGAAGTATTCACTTTGCCTAACCTAGCTCTAATGGAGTTGTCAAGGTGGAGGATCAAAATCTCCCACAGGAAGTTGTCCCTTccaccaaatatatatatatatcttcatgGAGAGGAGAGTGTATCTGTCCAGCCTCAACTCACGTACGTAATTGGTTCATGTCGAGTGCTGCATTACTTTAAGAGCTAGGATCGAAGAAGAGCAGCACTATCTTTcgagagaaaaaggaagagaacGCACTCTGGTCTAGCTAGGGCCTCTAGGCACAAGAAGGCTGTAACTTCAAGAATGTGACAGAAGTCCACTCTCAACTCCATCTCTGTCGCAAAAGCTTAGCAGCTGAAAACACCTAAACAGGCCAGATGCATGCTAGCAGAAACAATATCAGTCAATTATCCCAGCAAtccattgaacttgtagccacTTCCTACCTCAAATCATGCATCATGTAGATGCAGATAGTCCTTCACGTAGGGTTTGGTCCTTTGCCTACAGCTAGCTATGCCTAGCGCATGCTCGATGCTGTCTGCATTGTGTGGTTCAGGTTGTAAAAGACGTGTCAGTGTCAAGCGATCAAAGTCCTTTGTGGGATTAATTTAGGCAAAGGACATTCAATTTCTGTTGCCTTTACAGTTAGTTCGGTCAGCAATCTAAGCATCCAATTAAGGAGGTAGACGTTAGGGCTCGGGAGGAAGTACTTttaccataaattttttttatatatataaatttaggTGTTCGGGTTAGTTTACACGCATTACGATTAATTTTCAGACCCATTAAACATTCTGTAAGTCTAGTGAATAGATAAAGCACCACAGAGATGacaaacatacataaaaagGATCAAACTCGGGTGACAAGTCTCTTCCCTCACTAGACCACGAAATCAAGTGCTACTTTTATGAACTTATGGGTGATTTCACCTCTTGTTTTGGGAAACTAATTCCTCTGTTTAGATAACTCaaattacatcaaaatgattaaacTTTTAAGTAAAACTTAGTGCTTTATTTCAGATTTATTATTGAGGGCATGCTTAATTACCTCGAGTCGTGATAGAAAATCCTAGAATTAGTGGGGCaattaaaacaacaagaaatatataagaaatgaaaacaaataaaaaggatattTGACATTTTTGGATTGAAGGATGCATTTGAAAAGAAGACTCAATTTcataaaaggaacaaaaagtaaaaacagaaattataagaatgaagactaaatttaaaaaataaaattaaaagacaagttgtaattttttattgaaggatcaaattaaaaataattttaaattttagaaaagatccataacaaaaatttagcaataaaaaaataaaaatcaaatttaaaatgataataaaatgagGAGTAAACTCTGGAATTTTGTAAGACTAGTACAAATTTCgagtagaaaaaaaacaaaagagagagagaaaaaaaagttgttaggAATTCACATACAAGTGTCACTTCACCACGAAAAGTACTCCAAGACGCATCGATTGCTACTGTGTAAGGCTAGGTTTGGCTATCAGAGAATGCTGGATGCTCTATCAGAGCACTGCAACCTCCTTTACTCTCTAGCGCTTGCGATGCACGCACTATCCTTTTAACCTTTCCTATTAACTTTAGTCCCCCATATTTGTTTCATAATCAAATTGGGCACTTAAGCCCTAATTACTATTTATCAatgtaatttaaatatattttgacaaaCTGAGTATCAAAACTTTTCCTCGATACTACGAGACCCTTATATCTAGGCAATAAGAATAAACTATCAAGTTAgttcgaagaaaaaaaatataatttaaagaaaaaaaataaccaaaatttaaaaaaaaaagacataaatattTGTCCTACCCAAACAAACCAGTCCCTAAtgggataaaattaaatgtgCTAAAAAGTTTTCAAAGCTCCAAATTCGATCTCCTAAGTCTTAATTGctctaaatcaataaatataaattttaatttgcaaATTGAGCATAAAATGAGCAACAAAATATTTCCTCAACACCTCAAAGCTCTCTATTCATAGGGAGATAAAACAACCCAAGAAGTCCAAACCCAGACTATTgcaatgttaaaagaaaaaaattaaaggattaaaatataaattttaagaaaaaaaaccaaacacggtagattactattgtaattcataaaaaaataaaaattatttttttacttgaaaatataaatcattGCAATCgctatgaatatttattttaactaccgtaaaattatataaaaataggttttgatCATAGagtctggttttttttaatttaatttaatttttaattaatatcatctcttttatttttctaaaatatctatCTAGTTTaactattttctaaaaaaataaaaatttttaatggtttctataattttatataccTCCAAGAAATTTTTGTAatccatttttaattattttattaaattagtttaaagTAGTTGTATTTTTactatgaatttataaaaatgaaaattatatgtACTTAATAATCATAGTGAATCTCcaagataaataaagaaaatacataaaataaaagttggaTATTAGAGGTACAATATTTGCATTTATATCCATATTTTACtccttattgaaaaaaaatagctttccCACTTTAGTCTTTAACTagctttcatgattttttttatttatcatttaatatttttttttcatttattgtatTAACCACATGCATCATCTTTCTATTCCTTGTTTAACATATTATATGATATGAAAAACACACGTCTATAATGTTAATTCCTTCTTCTCTTGCATTCAAAACTATTTTGGAATATAGTGTAGGGCGTaaatattaactaatttttaccaaaaaaaatataccttctttttattaaattattaaatttatttgaatatactaaaatatataaaaatgtattttcaagatcttctataatttttttttatttcaattaatttatgagttgttcaaaaaatatttttaatgcctaaaaaacttaatttaattgaaacaaGGCAACATCAATTGTGCTGGTAGATAGTTATGTATATAATGATAACAATTaacatgggattttttttttcatgaaaagccATTTGTATAGAACTAAGTTTCCATTAAACTTTCtccaaaatatcattttcattttccaaaTTCTCATCTtagtaatagtaataagaaaaaacatatgttCTTGCTCTTTTTACTCATTTTCTTCCcttgatgtatatatataaaaaattcaaacctaaTGAAGTTGTGAAAAACTTCAAATAATATTTGGACTTTTTATAGTTATATTATGAGTTGGTGACTGACAtgtaaaatgagttttttattagaataaaagactcttcaatatttaaattagtaaatataaGATTGTAAAATTTGTGTGTGAAGAAAGAAAGTGTGGCTAGAAAAATAATGTTGTACATAAAATATGAGAATAATAAAGTCAAACGAGCTTGaatatacctttctttttatttggtgaCATGTGATATTTATAAATACCTAAGGTTACCTAAGCTTACACGtagtaaagagagagaaatgatgagaaatatttattttcctataAAGTTGAGTCATTAATTGATTTGGCACGCTTGATATTgatgtataaatttgtgtttGAAAGTAAGTCGTCATTGAAAAGGATGGTCATGTTAGGAAAGTGATAGTCATTAATGAAAAAGATAGCTAGCTTGAGAGAATATAATTCAAGAGAAGTTGTTTACCGGCTATGAAATGTGGACTAGGTATAGGGGTTCGGTTGAATGCAATTTGTCATGAGTttcgaaaaaaatatattttgatcctccaacttaaaaaatcatgaaaattatacaatttcagtTCCTTGAAAATTTTCCAATTCTATTTAggtacaaaagtttatttttgttatttttggttattgattgagagaggaaagagagagagatcgcCAGATTTCAGcggtagagagagaaatataCTGTTAGCACTGATTTAGACCACCAAAATAGaagatatttatatcaaattgtTCTATTTGATAAAGAGagttaatattatgtgtttttgtaaattaaatcACCTAGTTTATAATATACTGTTGGCACTCATTTTCTTCCcttgatgtatatatataaaaaattcaaacctaaTGAAGTTGTGAAAAACTTCAAATAACATCTGGACTTTTTATAGTTATATTATGAGCGGGTGAGTGACttgtaaaataagttttttattagaataaatgactcttcaatatttaaattagtaaatataaGATTGTAAAATTTGTGTGCCAAGAAAGAAAGTGTGGCAAGAAGAACAATGTTGTACATAAAATATGAGAATAATAAAGTCAAACGAGCTTGaatatacctttctttttatttggtgaCATGTGATATTTATAAATACTTGGGGTCACCTAAGCTTACACGtagtaaagagagagaaatgatgagaaatatttgttttcctATAAAGTTGAGTCATTAATTGATTTGGCACGCTTGATATTGATggataaatttatatttgaaagtaAATCATTATTGAAAAGGATAGTCATGTTAGGAAAGTGATAGCCATTAATGAAAAAGGTAGTTAGCTTCGGCGATGAAAGGTGGACTAGGTATGTTTGGTTTAATGCAATTTGTCACGAGTTtcgaaaaaaatacattttgcttctccaacttaaaaaatcatgaaaattatacaatttcagtCCCTAGAAATGTTTTCAATTCTATTtagattcaaaaatttatttttgttatttttggttcttgattgaaggaaagagagagagatcgtCAGATTTCAgtggtagagagagaaatataTCGTTAGCCCTGATTTAGACCACCAAAATAGAAGATATTTATGTCAAATTGTTCTATTTGATAAAGAGAGttaattatgtgtttttgtaaattaaatcacctagtttatattatactttttttaaggaaaaaaaaaactattgaatcacaattaacaattaataattataactcACAACCTAACAGGGATGACCTCTAACAGCTTGCCTTCTTTGACAGATGAAAACTGTAGTTTCTTTCCAAAAACTCACCTAGTTACATAACGAGATTCAACCTTGTACTGTCTCATTGCAAGAACAGTGCCTCACTCATTTCCAGGTCTGAAGCCTGTTAGTATAGCAGTCGATCATAGTCAAACCATGTCAAGCTCTCAGTGTTTAGAGAGAATCCACCAGACCTGGCCCCAGGTTATGGAGAAGGGACAGTCCAAGAAACTGGTGGCCTGGAAACCTGTGTACTGGCCCTTCCGATTCCAACCTTGCCATCCTTCTCATTTCTGATGTTCTTGGTAAGAGCccatcaagattatttttttcattttcaatttattgaTTTCCATAATGGCTTGTGCTAGGTTTGGTTTTGAGATTACCTATAATCTAATTGATGTGGGTTTTTAACCGTGcatttttttactgtttattttcttatattttacaGTAAATGGAAcgtgcaaatttttttttttcgattttttttttgcgatttagtcctaattaaagagcaa
This region includes:
- the LOC18107051 gene encoding transcription factor bHLH143 isoform X2, with the translated sequence MVCQAASQTRFRALKYENGIAGKPTIIVRVIACYRPLQDCQAEGSWLSPPHSTRKLPNFHCMTTSLDPAQLQCLPECMNPGTRMTSANMAMPGLAVSSIPNFKTQGNEAYGLPQCLPSNFQNFLHATNPYVRENLSVFSYGFGREGVRNPIPGCQRRFLVFDQSGNEQRLIYSSFGPPVPKPTAADAKPIPGYFDHNEYAAKMDQTKLMKLPEVSDENHFTSEESEMHEDTEEINALLYSDDDYYDENGGGSDDDGDDSDDDEVRSTGHSPILIKSHGTQEQAEKIIEEEGTSSDGPNKRQKLIDGGYKKSSLVDTASSVKVETFHGYDDDMESNYAKRQSQDGEMISILSSKQFRKDKIRATLKILESIIPGAKDKEPLLVLDEAIDYLKSLKLKAKTLGVSYL
- the LOC18107051 gene encoding transcription factor bHLH143 isoform X1, which codes for MVKAEGSWLSPPHSTRKLPNFHCMTTSLDPAQLQCLPECMNPGTRMTSANMAMPGLAVSSIPNFKTQGNEAYGLPQCLPSNFQNFLHATNPYVRENLSVFSYGFGREGVRNPIPGCQRRFLVFDQSGNEQRLIYSSFGPPVPKPTAADAKPIPGYFDHNEYAAKMDQTKLMKLPEVSDENHFTSEESEMHEDTEEINALLYSDDDYYDENGGGSDDDGDDSDDDEVRSTGHSPILIKSHGTQEQAEKIIEEEGTSSDGPNKRQKLIDGGYKKSSLVDTASSVKVETFHGYDDDMESNYAKRQSQDGEMISILSSKQFRKDKIRATLKILESIIPGAKDKEPLLVLDEAIDYLKSLKLKAKTLGVSYL